The Drosophila nasuta strain 15112-1781.00 chromosome 2L, ASM2355853v1, whole genome shotgun sequence genome window below encodes:
- the LOC132792722 gene encoding protein O-mannosyl-transferase TMTC2 isoform X1, with translation MTLMEHRLASGSPSPSPSASTSASASAPLSPLASSLASLAHGKMFARLWPWLRNEAWSRLHKSNMDYTSLLCCGLAFVLYLNTLNAGFVYDDRRAILGNADVSGAASWQRSFANDFWGTPLTDSGSHGSWRPLCVLSFRLNYLLAGGYAPWGFHLVNNLLHCIATALVVRVARTLLASFWAVLAAGALFAAHPIHTEAVAGVVGRADVAACVCYLLTYLSYLRHIRWRDSGDPRQWLALLATLLFSVAALLCKETAITALLVCAAFDVMRGLGGHVDKQRLRSLCIVMGALFFSVYWRLVTIPGPQTAFSSADNPIARTASAWTRLLTFLHLPVVNFKLLLQPQVLSFDWGMDALPRVTTLWDRRNAQTICFYSVLLGVAWRSCKLLLYGSELFEGANGGYPQYHIQKVGRKSRAKRKRAANNNNSNNNSSSNKYQAYEASFHQEALPFAKQPCSDCNNNNSNGVYVYGEEAAGSSAVPSAPQPQHHLVSSAVSLALHKAFRGSRSSSSCSNSTTASNKSSGSSSSSSSSSSSTCDSLDGQARCSSGYMLGGMTGSARNACILLMSCAFLTLPFLPASNLFFYVGFVVAERLLYLPSVGFCLLVGFGVSKLLACTRSHGSGRRTRCGLLLSLSVLLAAMSLRTVQRNADWRDEESLYRSAITVNPPKALGNLGSVLSSQARYEEAKLVLQEAIRYRPNMADVHFNLGILHQNQQDYKAAVECFQRAIKFRPSLAVAYLNLGISFIALGRRQQAIEILQVGSTLDGAAVRDRSAHDQARSSAYLQLGALYVEQGKLQRALAVYREALSALPALLHQREVLYQRIGDVFGRLQQWDEAERHHRAALELQPNQVAAHISYGITLARNSSRASEAEMWFKRALQLAPDQASVYHHYAEFLTLQSRHHESVVYHRRAAELAPTDYALVVAAATSLRLLDRKVEAEIWYRKAVNLRPDDAHAHTNLGAILHLLGRTSHAAASYKAALQLQPGDSITLGNLAKLGVTNV, from the exons ACGTGCTATTTTGGGCAATGCAGACGTGTCGGGGGCGGCGTCTTGGCAGAGAAGCTTCGCCAATGACTTTTGGGGCACGCCGCTGACGGACAGCGGCTCCCATGGCTCCTGGCGACCGCTGTGCGTGCTGAGCTTCAGGCTCAACTATCTACTGGCCGGCGGCTATGCGCCGTGGGGCTTCCATCTAGTCAACAATCTGCTGCACTGCATCGCCACGGCGCTGGTGGTGCGTGTGGCACGTACGCTGCTCGCCTCCTTCTGGGCGGTGCTTGCCGCTGGAGCTCTGTTTGCGGCACATCCCATTCACACGGAGGCTGTGGCCGGTGTGGTGGGGCGAGCGGATGTTGCCGCTTGTGTCTGCTATCTGCTCACGTACCTCAGCTACTTGCGTCACATACGTTGGCGCGACTCTGGCGATCCTAGACAATGGCTCGCTCTGCTGGCGACGCTTCTCTTTTCTGTGGCTGCCTTGCTCTGCAAGGAGACTGCAATTACTGCTCTCCTGGTGTGTGCTGCCTTCGATGTAATGCGTGGACTTGGTGGTCATGTGGATAAG CAACGACTGCGCTCGCTCTGCATTGTGATGGGTGCTCTTTTCTTCAGCGTCTACTGGCGACTTGTGACAATTCCCGGTCCCCAGACTGCATTCTCCAGCGCCGACAATCCCATAGCACGAACTGCATCCGCGTGGACGCGACTGCTCACCTTTCTCCACTTGCCGGTGGTCAACTTtaagctgttgctgcaaccACAAGTGCTCAGCTTCGACTGGGGCATGGACGCCTTGCCACGCGTGACGACGCTTTGGGATCGTCGAAATGCTCAAACCATCTGCTTCTATTCTGTGCTGCTCGGCGTTGCCTGGCGCAGCTGTAAGCTTCTGCTTTACGGCAGCGAGCTCTTTGAGGGTGCGAACGGCGGTTATCCGCAGTATCACATACAGAAGGTTGGACGCAAGTCTCGCGCCAAGCGCAAGCGggctgccaacaacaataacagcaacaacaacagcagcagcaacaagtacCAAGCCTATGAGGCATCTTTTCATCAGGAAGCGCTTCCATTTGCCAAGCAGCCGTGCAGtgactgcaacaacaacaacagcaatggcgTCTACGTCTATGGAGAGGAAGCAGCTGGCAGCTCAGCTGTTCCCTCAGCCCCACAACCTCAGCATCACCTCGTGTCTTCCGCTGTCAGTTTGGCCTTGCACAAGGCGTTTCGAGGGtcgcgcagcagcagcagctgcagtaaCAGCACAACGGccagcaacaagagcagcggtagcagcagcagctctagCTCCAGCTCTAGCTCCACTTGTGACTCACTCGATGGACAAGCTAGGTGCTCGTCAGGCTACATGCTGGGAGGGATGACAGGGTCCGCTCGCAATGCCTGCATTCTGCTCATGTCCTGCGCCTTTCTGACACTCCCCTTCCTGCCTGCCAGCAATCTCTTCTTCTACGTGGGCTTCGTGGTCGCCGAGCGATTGCTGTATTTGCCCAGTGTTGGCTTTTGCTTGCTGGTCGGCTTTGGCGTCTCTAAACTGTTGGCCTGCACTCGTTCCCATGGCTCGGGGAGGAGGACACGTTGTGGCCTTCTGCTCTCGCTCAGCGTGCTGTTGGCAGCGATGAGTCTGCGGACCGTGCAACGCAACGCCGATTGGCGGGACGAGGAGAGCCTCTACCGCAGTGCCATTACTGTCAATCCGCCAAAAG CGCTGGGCAATCTGGGCAGCGTGCTGAGCTCACAGGCTCGCTACGAGGAGGCCAAGCTGGTGCTGCAGGAGGCCATCAGATACAGGCCCAACATGGCGGATGTGCACTTCAATTT GGGCATTCTGCACCAGAATCAGCAGGACTACAAGGCAGCAGTCGAGTGCTTTCAGCGTGCTATCAAGTTTCGCCCTAGTCTAGCAG TCGCCTATCTCAACCTCGGCATATCATTCATTGCGCTGGGCAGACGCCAGCAGGCCATCGAAATACTGCAGGTGGGCTCCACTTTGGACGGGGCAGCTGTGCGTGATCGTAGTGCTCATGATCAGGCGAGAAGCTCGGCCTATCTGCAGCTAGGCGCACTCTACGTGGAGCAGGGGAAGTTGCAACGGGCGCTGGCCGTGTATCGGGAGGCGTTGTCCGCGTTACCTGCTCTGCTGCATCAACGGGAAGTGCTTTATCAGCGGATCGGGGATGTCTTCGGTCGTCTGCAGCAGTGGGACGAAGCGGAGCGACATCACCGAGCTGCCCTTGAGCTGCAGCCCAACCAGGTGGCGGCACATATCTCCTACGGCATCACGCTGGCCAGAAAT AGCAGTCGCGCTTCGGAGGCGGAAATGTGGTTCAAGCGTGCGTTGCAGCTGGCGCCAGATCAGGCCAGCGTCTATCACCATTATG CTGAATTCCTGACGCTGCAATCGCGCCATCACGAATCTGTTGTCTATCATCGGCGTGCGGCGGAATTGGCGCCCACGGACTATGCCTTGGTGGTAGCGGCGGCAACTTCACTGCGGCTGCTCGATCGCAAGGTTGAGGCGGAAATTTGGTACCGCAAG GCTGTCAATTTGCGACCCGATGACGCACATGCCCACACCAATCTGGGCGCCATTCTGCATCTTCTGGGACGCACAAGCCACGCGGCGGCTAGCTACAAGGCGGCACTACAACTACAGCCGGGGGATTCCATCACGCTTGGCAATCTGGCCAAGTTGGGGGTCACGAATGTTTAG